A portion of the Punica granatum isolate Tunisia-2019 chromosome 7, ASM765513v2, whole genome shotgun sequence genome contains these proteins:
- the LOC116214296 gene encoding uncharacterized protein LOC116214296 isoform X2: MEEPIKEQSSVSGNGGKSTLQRYALRSAAKSKEEKAEPVNASASRRARPLSAVSKSVGVLDLSGKDKPAKPPRRQSIPAKSSAGSTAKLVGNITPISETRARRSANSQVKSETPLSDVSRSSSRRRFSVLSSASYWLQQIKLSETAAKHSVSLGFFKLALEAGCEPQKMREELKSYVRKHSLPELKEAVKELFDIFNIVESVEQPQVSQTCSQVPEEGTRSSDDDVHSTSSTIGARKIKPKSLNNDVALASQVAAEPDKETLKKNPATKVRESVNRNPASSRTVPDNGARKVQKKVQKPMKEGSNVEKEKTERQGKKPAVEGGQDATPPAQDVTENKENLDAPPLSST, encoded by the exons ATGGAAGAGCCCATCAAGGAGCAATCTTCTGTTTCCG GGAATGGAGGAAAATCTACGCTGCAAAGGTATGCGCTGCGATCGGCTGCTAAATCGAAGGAGGAGAAGGCGGAACCGGTAAATGCTTCTGCATCAAGAAG GGCAAGACCGCTTTCGGCTGTGAGCAAGAGCGTGGGAGTCCTTGACCTGTCGGGTAAGGACAAGCCTGCGAAGCCTCCCAGAAGACAATCGATTCCTGCAAAGTCGAGTGCTGGCTCGACCGCAAAACTGGTTGGCAACATCACTCCGATATCCGAGACACGGGCTCGGAGGTCTGCCAATAGCCAAGTGAAAAGCGAAACCCCGCTTTCCGATGTCTCGAGATCGTCGAGCCGGAGGAGGTTCAGTGTTCTGTCATCTGCATCGTACTGGCTGCAACAGATTAAGCTCTCGGAAACTGCTGCTAAGCATTCGGTGTCGCTCGGTTTCTTCAAACTCGCGCTGGAGGCTGGATGTGAG CCCCAAAAAATGCGAGAGGAGCTGAAATCCTATGTGCGTAAACACAGCCTTCCCGAGCTGAAAGAAGCTGTCAAGGAGTTGTTCGATATATTCAACATCGTGGAGAGTGTGGAGCAGCCCCAGGTCTCGCAAACCTGTTCTCAAGTGCCAGAAGAGGGAACTCGATCGTCTGATGATGATGTTCACAGCACCTCTTCCACCATCGGggcaaggaaaataaaaccgaaGTCCCTTAACAACGATGTAGCCCTAGCTTCTCAAGTCGCAGCAGAACCAGATAAGGAGactttgaagaagaatcctgCTACTAAGGTCCGGGAATCCGTGAATAGAAATCCTGCTAGCTCGAGGACTGTCCCGGACAATGGGGCCAGAAAGGTGCAGAAGAAAGTGCAAAAGCCAATGAAAGAAGGGTCCAACGtagagaaggagaagaccgAGAGACAGGGAAAGAAACCTGCTGTTGAAGGAG GTCAAGATGCAACCCCGCCCGCACAAGATGTAACCGAGAATAAAGAGAATTTG GATGCTCCACCACTATCCTCGACCTAG
- the LOC116213971 gene encoding protein IQ-DOMAIN 31-like, producing MGKSPGRWIKTILFGKKSSKHSISRKGEKVLNAREVVVPARAPEVDPSLGSVAASQPNAGTYGHNEREKELEIKDAPNLPHDREVASVDDRDMAVQTDTTEEVPYDPEKIKEEMAATKAQAAFRGYLARRAFQALKGIIRLQALIRGHLVRRQAVATLCSMLGIVKLQALVRGRLVRQSEFTLEVRKIYTTGKPQGKLVDPVGVNLSKQMAKLSVNAFVRKLLASSPNVSPLRINYDPTEPNSVSMWLERWSASFFWKPCPQPKKLVKPQRKHQTLEAETQKSKRTIRRASASNTEILTTLSSSEVEKPKRNLRKVLNGSADPQQESPQNEIEKVKRSLRRVHNPVLENTVQSEVEDEKPRGSLEKPSIISSGDALLERSKSSHGEIMKKEAVMIPRDFLDAENTPEPIKRNDEVNLYFCDKSTEETKPSVENGVKDESTPLSNGTYECSNHKDDSSNGHVRISRKNSLTAKQEVAENGLQSTPSPTLPSYMAATESAKAKLRAQGSPRFGQDGSEKSNLSRRHSLPSSTNSLGHSPLPAQKAKLSGGKGGNKSDKREVPAKAEWRR from the exons ATGGGGAAATCGCCAGGAAGATGGATCAAGACTATACTGTTTGGGAAGAAATCATCGAAACACAGTATTTCCAGAAAGGGAGAG AAAGTTTTGAATGCCAGGGAGGTTGTCGTTCCTGCCAGGGCACCAGAAGTTGATCCGAGTTTGGGTTCTGTTGCGGCTTCCCAGCCAAACGCTGGAACTTATGGTCATAATGAGAGGGAAAAGGAGTTGGAAATTAAGGATGCTCCAAATTTACCTCATGATAGGGAGGTAGCATCTGTGGATGATAGAGATATGGCTGTGCAAACTGATACAACTGAAGAGGTGCCTTATGATCCAGAGAAAATCAAGGAAGAGATGGCTGCGACAAAGGCACAGGCTGCCTTTCGGGGTTATTTG GCTCGCCGTGCATTCCAAGCGCTCAAGGGAATAATTAGGTTGCAGGCACTTATTCGTGGCCATTTGGTTAGAAGACAAGCTGTGGCTACTTTATGCTCTATGCTGGGAATAGTAAAGTTGCAGGCACTTGTCAGAGGAAGATTGGTTCGGCAGTCTGAATTCACACTCGAAGTGCGTAAAATTTACACTACTGGAAAACCTCAG GGAAAGCTTGTGGATCCTGTTGGAGTTAATTTGTCCAAACAGATGGCTAAGCTTTCTGTCAATGCTTTTGTTCGTAAG CTTTTGGCTTCATCACCCAATGTGTCGCCACTCCGCATCAACTATGACCCTACTGAACCAAATTCAGTTTCAATGTGGTTGGAGCGTTGGTCAGCATCCTTTTTCTGGAAACCATGTCCTCAACCCAAAAAGTTAGTGAAACCTCAGAGAAAGCATCAAACTTTGGAAGCTGAAACACAGAAATCAAAGCGCACAATTCGGAGAGCTTCTGCCTCAAACACAGAGATTCTCACAACTCTGTCATCCTCTGAAGTTGAGAAGCCTAAACGGAACCTCAGAAAGGTCTTGAATGGCTCTGCTGATCCGCAGCAGGAAAGTCCACAGAATGAGATTGAGAAGGTCAAGCGTAGTCTGAGAAGGGTTCATAATCCTGTCTTAGAGAATACTGTCCAGTCTGAGGTTGAAGATGAGAAGCCTCGTGGAAGTCTGGAGAAGCCATCTATTATTAGTTCAGGAGATGCCCTTCTTGAACGGAGCAAGAGTTCTCATGGCGAGATTATGAAGAAAGAGGCAGTTATGATCCCTCGTGATTTCCTTGATGCAGAAAATACTCCAGAACCCATTAAAAGAAATGATGAGGTCAATCTATATTTTTGTGACAAATCTACTGAGGAGACAAAGCCATCAGTGGAGAATGGTGTGAAAGATGAAAGCACTCCATTATCAAATGGTACTTACGAGTGCTCAAACCATAAGGATGATTCAAGCAATGGGCACGTCAGGATAAGCAGGAAAAATTCTCTTACGGCAAAACAAGAGGTTGCTGAGAATGGGTTACAAAGCACTCCTAGCCCGACTCTGCCTAGTTATATGGCAGCAACTGAATCTGCCAAGGCAAAATTGAGAGCGCAGGGCTCTCCTAGGTTTGGGCAGGACGGTTCGGAGAAAAGCAACCTCTCGAGGCGCCATTCTCTACCTTCTTCAACTAACAGCCTGGGCCATTCGCCTCTTCCAGCTCAAAAGGCAAAATTATCAGGTGGCAAGGGGGGAAATAAAAGCGACAAGAGAGAAGTGCCCG CAAAGGCCGAGTGGCGAAGGTGA
- the LOC116213972 gene encoding aldose 1-epimerase-like, whose product MAAVKAMSFAPLFLLSLLLAAHNVVVSEARKGVGIYVLRRGDLTLQFTNYGATMLSVILPDKDGNLSDVILGYDTFAGYKNDTTYFGALVGRVANRIGKAQFTLNGVRYKLPANDGNNTLHGGLVGFSDVIWDVQSYNTESHVTFTYKSFDGEQGFPGDLWVSVKYMLIGRNKLGVKMESKPLNKPTPVNLALHTYWNLRGHNSGDILSHKIQLFASKITPVNDKLIPTGEIKDIRGTPFDFLQSRPIGSQINELPNGYDINYILDKTSNAHLKRVAVVKESVSGRKLELWSNQPGVQFYTSNMLKNEKGKGGAIYKKYAGLCLETQGFPDSVNHPNFPSQIVNPGETYKHIMLYRFTA is encoded by the exons ATGGCGGCTGTGAAGGCAATGAGCTTTGCTCCTCTCTTTCTGTTGTCTCTGCTGTTAGCAGCTCACAATGTCGTTGTCAGTGAAGCGAGGAAAGGTGTTGGGATTTACGTGCTGAGGAGAGGTGACCTCACCCTGCAGTTCACGAACTATGGCGCCACCATGCTCTCCGTCATCCTCCCAGACAAAGACG GTAACTTATCCGATGTAATACTCGGATACGATACGTTCGCTGGGTACAAG AATGATACAACCTACTTTGGAGCCCTGGTCGGGCGCGTCGCCAACAGGATTGGGAAGGCCCAGTTCACCCTCAATGGCGTCCGGTACAAGTTACCCGCCAATGATGGGAACAACACTTTACATG GCGGTCTAGTAGGTTTTTCCGATGTCATATGGGATGTACAGAGCTACAATACGGAGTCTCACGTGACATTCACTTACAAAAGCTTCGATGGTGAACAAG GCTTTCCTGGAGACCTCTGGGTATCCGTTAAGTACATGCTGATAGGGAGGAACAAGTTGGGTGTGAAAATGGAATCCAAGCCCCTTAACAAGCCAACTCCCGTGAATCTCGCCCTCCACACATACTGGAACCTCAGGGGACACAACAGCGGCGATATCCTCTCCCACAAAATTCAGCTCTTTGCCTCCAAAATCACCCCAGTAAACGACAAACTCATCCCCACTGGAGAGATCAAAGACATTAGAGGAACACCGTTTGATTTCCTCCAGTCCCGACCCATAGGAAGCCAGATAAACGAACTTCCCAATGGTTATGATATCAATTACATTCTCGATAAGACGAGCAATGCCCACTTGAAGAGGGTTGCAGTCGTGAAGGAAAGTGTCTCAGGAAGGAAGCTGGAGCTGTGGAGTAACCAGCCCGGGGTCCAATTCTATACGAGCAATATGTTGAAAAACGAGAAGGGAAAAGGAGGAGCCATTTACAAGAAGTACGCCGGACTTTGCTTGGAGACTCAGGGGTTCCCCGATTCGGTGAACCACCCAAACTTCCCATCCCAGATTGTGAATCCCGGAGAGACGTATAAGCACATCATGCTGTATAGGTTCACGGCCTAA
- the LOC116214296 gene encoding uncharacterized protein LOC116214296 isoform X1: MEEPIKEQSSVSGNGGKSTLQRYALRSAAKSKEEKAEPVNASASRRARPLSAVSKSVGVLDLSGKDKPAKPPRRQSIPAKSSAGSTAKLVGNITPISETRARRSANSQVKSETPLSDVSRSSSRRRFSVLSSASYWLQQIKLSETAAKHSVSLGFFKLALEAGCEPQKMREELKSYVRKHSLPELKEAVKELFDIFNIVESVEQPQVSQTCSQVPEEGTRSSDDDVHSTSSTIGARKIKPKSLNNDVALASQVAAEPDKETLKKNPATKVRESVNRNPASSRTVPDNGARKVQKKVQKPMKEGSNVEKEKTERQGKKPAVEGGQDATPPAQDVTENKENLDAPPADAVSAEVM; this comes from the exons ATGGAAGAGCCCATCAAGGAGCAATCTTCTGTTTCCG GGAATGGAGGAAAATCTACGCTGCAAAGGTATGCGCTGCGATCGGCTGCTAAATCGAAGGAGGAGAAGGCGGAACCGGTAAATGCTTCTGCATCAAGAAG GGCAAGACCGCTTTCGGCTGTGAGCAAGAGCGTGGGAGTCCTTGACCTGTCGGGTAAGGACAAGCCTGCGAAGCCTCCCAGAAGACAATCGATTCCTGCAAAGTCGAGTGCTGGCTCGACCGCAAAACTGGTTGGCAACATCACTCCGATATCCGAGACACGGGCTCGGAGGTCTGCCAATAGCCAAGTGAAAAGCGAAACCCCGCTTTCCGATGTCTCGAGATCGTCGAGCCGGAGGAGGTTCAGTGTTCTGTCATCTGCATCGTACTGGCTGCAACAGATTAAGCTCTCGGAAACTGCTGCTAAGCATTCGGTGTCGCTCGGTTTCTTCAAACTCGCGCTGGAGGCTGGATGTGAG CCCCAAAAAATGCGAGAGGAGCTGAAATCCTATGTGCGTAAACACAGCCTTCCCGAGCTGAAAGAAGCTGTCAAGGAGTTGTTCGATATATTCAACATCGTGGAGAGTGTGGAGCAGCCCCAGGTCTCGCAAACCTGTTCTCAAGTGCCAGAAGAGGGAACTCGATCGTCTGATGATGATGTTCACAGCACCTCTTCCACCATCGGggcaaggaaaataaaaccgaaGTCCCTTAACAACGATGTAGCCCTAGCTTCTCAAGTCGCAGCAGAACCAGATAAGGAGactttgaagaagaatcctgCTACTAAGGTCCGGGAATCCGTGAATAGAAATCCTGCTAGCTCGAGGACTGTCCCGGACAATGGGGCCAGAAAGGTGCAGAAGAAAGTGCAAAAGCCAATGAAAGAAGGGTCCAACGtagagaaggagaagaccgAGAGACAGGGAAAGAAACCTGCTGTTGAAGGAG GTCAAGATGCAACCCCGCCCGCACAAGATGTAACCGAGAATAAAGAGAATTTG GATGCTCCACCGGCAGATGCCGTTTCAGCTGAAGTGATGTAG
- the LOC116213586 gene encoding uncharacterized protein LOC116213586 — protein MSSHTILSHICEAWQPENYVPQSTPSSPFDEFLIELYVNFMYVPSPSSMAGQGRGEEPMQENDSILSPTVYKSFRHRREHLIKDSTSWSMISNMLSQVSVPYHVQPFMIGKISEAACSIASASENLSLRMLPMVVSILVVVPVDEESELCTEKESDWSCIEGLEKVRVEKDCIGNSSDNYQCVICLEEIPVGSEAVSMPCSHYYHGDCIANWLHRSSLCPLCRFQMPLSRSEQEAQ, from the coding sequence ATGTCCAGCCATACGATCCTTTCTCACATCTGCGAGGCATGGCAGCCCGAGAACTACGTTCCTCAGTCGACCCCTTCCTCGCCTTTCGATGAGTTCTTGATCGAACTATACGTCAACTTCATGTACGTACCGTCACCATCATCAATGGCGGGTCAGGGCCGAGGAGAGGAACCCATGCAAGAAAACGACTCCATCCTGAGTCCCACGGTGTACAAGTCTTTCAGGCACAGGCGTGAGCATCTCATCAAAGACTCGACGTCATGGTCCATGATATCCAACATGCTTTCCCAGGTGAGCGTGCCCTACCATGTCCAGCCCTTCATGATCGGGAAAATCTCTGAGGCTGCGTGTTCGATCGCCTCAGCCTCAGAGAACCTCAGCCTCAGGATGCTTCCAATGGTAGTCTCAATTCTGGTCGTGGTGCCAGTGGACGAGGAATCCGAGTTATGCACAGAGAAAGAAAGCGATTGGTCATGTATCGAGGGACTAGAGAAGGTGAGGGTAGAGAAAGATTGTATCGGTAACAGTAGTGATAATTATCAGTGCGTAATCTGTCTCGAGGAGATTCCGGTAGGGAGTGAAGCCGTCTCGATGCCCTGTTCGCATTACTATCATGGAGACTGCATTGCGAATTGGCTGCATAGGAGTAGCCTCTGCCCCTTGTGTCGGTTTCAGATGCCGCTGAGCCGATCAGAACAGGAAGCGCAATGA